From a single Rutidosis leptorrhynchoides isolate AG116_Rl617_1_P2 chromosome 5, CSIRO_AGI_Rlap_v1, whole genome shotgun sequence genomic region:
- the LOC139848510 gene encoding uncharacterized protein: MISFGGRLTLIKSVLGGLGTYYMSLFKAPIKVIRIMESLQATFFWGVANARHLIDTQSIAPFTCNTDWLTTFPSKINIFTWRLKMHRLATKENLEKKGITLPSSVCALCDDHSDTDLHVFVNCNISQNIWDHIGSWVKIAILRWASLDDIWSCYFLDTKSLELIGLCGYKTQWILCNLFFFS, encoded by the exons ATGATATCTTTTGGTGGTCGCCTCACGTTAATCAAATCCGTTCTTGGGGGTCTCGGTACTTATTACATGTCCTTGTTCAAGGCCCCGATCAAGGTTATCCGAATTATGGAGTCTTTACAAGCTACTTTCTTTTGGGGAG TGGCTAATGCAAGGCATCTAATTGATACGCAGTCCATTGCTCCTTTCACTTGCAATACTGATTGGTTGACGACATTCCCTTCTAAGATAAATATTTTCACTTGGCGACTAAAGATGCATCGTCTTGCTACAAAAGAAAACCTTGAGAAAAAAGGTATTACTCTTCCCAGCTCAGTTTGTGCCTTGTGTGATGATCATTCGGATACAGACCTCCATGTTTTTGTTAATTGTAACATTAGTCAGAATATATGGGATCACATTGGGTCATGGGTCAAGATTGCTATTCTTAGATGGGCTTCTCTAGATGATATCTGGTCCTG ttattttCTTGATACAAAAAGTCTAGAGTTAATTGGTCTTTGTGGTTACAAAACTCAATGGATTCTTtgtaatttgttttttttttcctaG
- the LOC139850546 gene encoding NAD(P)H dehydrogenase (quinone) FQR1-like, whose translation MATKVYIVYYSMYGHVEKLAQEIKKGAASVEGVEAKLWQVPETLNEEVLGKMSAAPKSDTPIITAAELAEADGYIFGFPTRFGMMSAQFKAFFDSTGGLWRTQSLSGKPAGIFYSTGSQGGGQETTALTAITQLVHHGMIFVPIGYTFGAGMFEMEKVKGGSPYGAGTYAGDGSRQPSELELEQAFHQGKYIATITKKLKGA comes from the exons GTACTACTCCATGTATGGACATGTAGAGAAGCTAGCTCAAGAGATAAAGAAAGGAGCTGCATCTGTTGAAGGAGTTGAAGCCAAATTATGGCAG GTCCCAGAAACATTGAACGAAGAGGTTCTTGGGAAAATGAGCGCAGCTCCTAAGAGCGACACACCAATAATCACAGCAGCTGAGCTTGCTGAAGCAGATGGATATATTTTCGGGTTTCCAACAAGATTTGGTATGATGTCTGCTCAGTTTAAAGCCTTTTTTGATTCAACTGGTGGTCTTTGGAGAACACAGTCACTCTCTGGCAAGCCAGCTGGCATCTTCTACAGCACTGGATCTCAAGGTGGTGGTCAAGAAACCACCGC TTTGACAGCCATCACTCAATTGGTTCACCATGGAATGATCTTTGTGCCAATCGGATACACATTCGGAGCCGGCATGTTTGAAATGGAGAAAGTGAAAGGTGGAAGTCCTTATGGTGCAGGGACTTATGCTGGGGATGGTTCCAGACAACCATCTGAGCTTGAACTCGAGCAGGCATTTCACCAGGGAAAGTACATTGCCACCATCACCAAGAAACTTAAGGGAGCTTAA